The Arthrobacter burdickii genome window below encodes:
- a CDS encoding DUF4439 domain-containing protein, with protein MASSGTVNMRAETGGQRVRGSRVAGRVLRWSAGLIGLFAVVLLMAGIVVGIGLRSAEPPAPVYSAGEQAQLDAEGRYRALAADARAAAALQPALEAALGERLAAVAADLDAQADAVSLPRSPAPAPEGTDAGGASAGSTSAGSTSAGTPIDPVPATGASSSAEVPVDGPRLLSMLRDSALRSLRDAVDAEPGPARVLASAGANQWRQAVLIGQALGTEPGLPAADTLSAADLTADEAGLVAPTGPTSSTGPAPSGGPAGVPAPTSSADPAGANDPADAPAPNSSGDPPGALTPASSADAASPDDCAGTPLGTEADRQALQNAKRAEDEARYGYEVAAALVPDPAAALARSAVHQAAADAAARRLAELCVPVAPAPAGFAIAPAFRADPEAALRELEQDHAELYAGLVSAVGPDVRAWAVASYNAAVQRSLEAGTPLDAFPGLATESGAGSAGDSASATRPGATSAPEDAPAPEGTPAPAGPNGG; from the coding sequence GTGGCATCATCGGGAACTGTGAACATGCGGGCGGAGACGGGCGGGCAGCGGGTGCGTGGAAGCCGCGTCGCCGGACGCGTCCTGCGCTGGTCCGCGGGGCTCATCGGGCTGTTCGCCGTCGTCCTGCTCATGGCGGGAATCGTCGTCGGGATCGGGCTCCGGTCCGCCGAACCGCCGGCCCCCGTCTACTCGGCCGGCGAACAGGCCCAGCTCGACGCCGAGGGACGGTACCGCGCACTGGCCGCCGACGCACGGGCCGCGGCGGCACTCCAGCCGGCCCTCGAGGCGGCCCTCGGGGAGAGGCTGGCAGCGGTCGCGGCCGACCTGGACGCGCAGGCGGACGCCGTCTCCCTGCCGCGCTCCCCCGCCCCGGCACCGGAGGGGACGGATGCCGGCGGCGCGTCGGCCGGTTCCACGTCCGCCGGTTCCACGTCGGCCGGCACGCCCATCGACCCGGTCCCGGCGACGGGAGCGTCCTCGAGCGCCGAGGTGCCGGTGGACGGACCGCGCCTCCTGTCGATGCTCCGGGACAGCGCCCTGCGCAGCCTGCGGGACGCCGTCGACGCCGAACCCGGTCCCGCACGTGTGCTGGCCTCCGCAGGAGCCAACCAGTGGCGGCAGGCGGTGCTCATCGGACAGGCGCTCGGGACCGAGCCCGGCCTCCCTGCTGCCGACACTCTGTCCGCCGCGGACCTCACAGCCGACGAAGCCGGGCTGGTCGCTCCCACCGGTCCTACCTCGTCCACCGGTCCTGCCCCGTCAGGAGGCCCCGCCGGCGTCCCCGCTCCTACTTCGTCAGCCGACCCTGCCGGCGCTAACGACCCTGCCGACGCGCCCGCTCCTAATTCGTCAGGAGACCCTCCCGGCGCACTCACACCCGCCTCGTCAGCCGACGCCGCCAGTCCGGACGACTGCGCCGGGACCCCCCTCGGCACCGAGGCCGACCGGCAGGCCCTGCAGAACGCGAAAAGGGCCGAAGACGAGGCCCGCTACGGCTACGAGGTCGCCGCTGCACTGGTGCCCGACCCCGCAGCTGCGCTCGCACGGTCAGCTGTCCATCAGGCGGCAGCCGACGCCGCCGCCCGGCGCCTCGCGGAGCTCTGCGTCCCCGTGGCGCCTGCGCCTGCGGGCTTCGCGATCGCCCCGGCCTTCCGCGCCGATCCGGAGGCAGCCCTCCGGGAGCTCGAACAGGACCACGCCGAGCTGTACGCCGGCCTCGTGTCCGCTGTCGGCCCGGACGTCCGCGCGTGGGCCGTCGCCTCCTACAACGCGGCCGTCCAACGCAGTCTCGAGGCCGGAACGCCGCTCGACGCCTTCCCCGGTCTGGCGACGGAATCCGGGGCCGGATCCGCCGGGGATTCCGCCAGCGCAACGAGGCCGGGGGCGACTTCGGCTCCCGAGGACGCGCCGGCACCCGAGGGCACTCCGGCACCGGCAGGGCCGAACGGTGGCTAG